The following DNA comes from Arcobacter cloacae.
ATATATGAATGAATATCTATGGATATTAGAGCATTTAGATGTAAAAAGAAATATTGAAAAAAATATTTTTAATTTTATAAAGATAGAGGAATTTAGTAATAGTTATATAAAATTAAGTAATTTTCTTTATGAAAATAGTGATAATGATAGATTTAAAAAAGAAGTTATTGAAGAATTTCTTTCTTTATTAACAGTTAGAGTAGGGAAAGAAGATTCAGTTATTATTCCTTCTTATCATCCTTTAAGATTAATATCATACTTTGTTAAATTAAAGCATGCTTTTGGTTTCATTGATTCTTATATAAAATCAGATGATATTTGTATGATAAAAGAAGATCTGTTTTTTAGTGATCTTGAACAAAGTTTTTATACTCCTTATTATCCAGAGGTATTTAGATTATTTAATGCTAATACAAAGGAAGAAAGTTTACTTCATATTTCTGAAGTATGTGATGATTACACAGTACTTGATCCAATAAAGAACTATCTTGAAAGTGGACAAAGTACTGATCCATCTGTTCAAACAACGATACTTACAAAGGTTATAGAAAACTATTTATCATTAAATAATCATAAGCAAAGTAGTTTAAAAATATTACTTCATGCCGTAAATAACTATGATTTTCCAGTGAAATTTATGAAGAAATTAATGTCACTAGATTTTGTAAATGAAAATAATAGTTTTGAGATTTATTTAAATGATGTAGATGCATCTCACATAAGAAAAATGTACAGATCTTTTTTAGTTGATCAAAACTCTAAAGATTCAGAAGAAGCTTTTGAATATAATGAAGTTTCATTCTTATCGAATATAAGATTAAATGCTTTTGATCAAAGTTTTAAACAACTTGATAGTGTAAATGATCAGCTAAATATTGCTTTTTTAAATGATTTTGTGTCTTCAAAAGCAAAACTTGAATTTAGGAATCAAATATTAGATATATCTTATGATTTATTTGATTATCATCCTAATATGTGGACAAAAAGAAAGTATATGACAGAAAAAGAACTAACTGTTGGTAAGTATTTAGTGTCACCTGCAAAAACAGAATTAACTAGCTCTTTTTATGATTTATTATATTCAACAATGAGTTCAAATAGAGATGATTATAAAAATAAAATACCAACATTAAATATTGATAGAGGACATCAAAATTTATCTTCAGATTTAGCAGCAATTCATAAAAGAACAGATTGGGTTGTTAATTTAGATTCTCTCTTAGATAAGAAAATTTTAGAAGAATTTGGAGCAAATGTAATAAAGTACCGTAAAGCTCGACATATAAATAGAAATTTAGTTATATCATCTAAAGCTAATACTATACTTTTAGAAAATCATTTAATTAAAAAATTTGAAGAATTTAATGTAAATACTCAATTGATTAGATCTTCTGTAGATAAAATAATTAAATCTGCAAATGAACTTTCTGGAGATGTTTTATTAAAAGCTATAGGTAGAGGAAGATTTGCAAATGAGATGTTAGGGTTAGTACTTACAAAGACTATTCTAGAAAATTGTACAAATAAAAAAAATGTAATGATTTATATTGATGATTATGCTGATTGGTTTTTATCTAGTATTAATTCAGAAGAAAAGTTATTAATGAATCAAAATAATGTATTAGCAGATATTTTATCTATCACACCTATTTTTGAAGATAATGATTTGTCTACTATTTATGTTGATATTGTTGAAGTCAAATTTTGTAATGAGGCTGGAAGAGCTAATTTAGCTAAAAAATCATTACAACAGACTAAAGATTCATATAATCATATAAAAAAAGTTTTTGAAAATAGTAATTTTTATGACAAAGAGTATTGGTTAGCCAAAATTTCTGATTTAATAGTAGAAACTCATCATAAAAGTTTTGAAAATAGTTTAACATCAGAAGATATTAGAAATAAAATTAGACTTGATAAGACAATTAAATATAAAGTTAGAGGTATGTCATACATATTTGTATATGACCATGAGGATGATTATCAAGAGATTAAAGATGATATTACGCAGTATGTAATTGGTTTGAAGTCTATTGTTTCAATGATTGAATCAATGCCTAGTATTAATATAAATTTTAATGAATTAAGTTTACCTACTTATGAAAAAATAGGAAAAGATAAATTTGATTTATCATTAATTATTGAAAACGTAGAAACTGATGAAAAATATTCTGATGAGGAAGTTGTTTTAGATGATAATATAATTGATAATGATGTATCTGAAATCAAAAAAATAAAAGATTTAAATATAAAAAATGATGAGATAGAGGGAAAACAAATTTCAGATGCAGTCAGAAAAATAGTTTTACATCATAAATATAGAGCTAAAATAATTAAATATTTATTTACTCCGAATGCAATTCGTATTTCACTAGAACCAGAATTAGGATGGAATGAATCAATATTTTATAAAATGGCAAATGATTTTTTATCTGTTGAAAGATTAAAACTATTGAGGGTTGAAGTTGTTCCAGGTTCTTATGATTTAATTTTTGAAAGAAAAGAAAGACAAGTAATATATTATGAAGATTGTTTAGATAATAGAGAATTAAGTGAAGGTTTTGGGAATACAAAAATACTTCTAGGTAGAAATGAAGAAAATAATGAAGTTGTATATTATAACTTAAATAGTATAGATCCTCATGCCTTAATAGGTGGTCAAACAAATAGTGGAAAAAGTGTATTAATAAATACAATAATTGTAGATTTAATTAGAACTAATACTCCAGAAGAGTTAAAATTAATATTATTGGATCCAAAACAAGTTGAATTTAGTAGATATGCAAATATACCTTATTTAGATGAAGATGGAATAATTGTAAGTAAAGATATAGCTATAAAAAAATTAGACCAAGTTGTGCAAGAAATGGAAATTAGATATTCATTATTTAAGGAATTAGGTGTAAATAATATAATTAAATTTAATGAGAAATCAAATAAAAAATTAAATAGAATAGTTGTAGTATTTGATGAATTTGCAGATTGGATGCTAGATGATGAATTTAAACGAACTGTAAGTGATTCAATACAAAGACTTGCAGGAAAAGCAAGAGCTGCTGGAATTCACTTAGTAATTGCAACTCAAAGACCAGATAATACAGTAGTACCTCCTATTTTAAGGGCTAATTTAGGTGCTAAATTTGCATTGAAAGTTGATGCAGAAAAAAATTCAAATATTATTTTGGATGAAACAGGAGCAGAAAAGCTTTTAGGTAATGGCCATATGATAACCAAATTTGCAGGTAAAAAACTATTTGTTCAGTCGACATTTATGAGTGATGAGTATATTGAGAATATTATAGAAACATTAAAAAGATAAGTCAGATAGCTATGATAATCTTATTTTATAGAAAAAACAAAGAATATCATTAATAAGATAAATAAAGATAGGTATAAAATTTAATGAATTAAAAGATCAATTTTTCTTTTTATTTTGATTGAAAAATTGATTTAAAACAGAGACAGAATAGGGGACAAGAAATTAAATTTTAGATATAAAAATTAAAGGAAATTCGAAAAAGTTACTTTATAAAGTTGGCTTTTTAAGGGATTTTATATAAAATAATAATATATGGTATATAAATATTCTTATGATATTGAAAAGGCTAAAGAGAGATAAAACTCTCTTTTACTTCATCTGTGAAGCTATTTTTTTCACTATTTTATAAACATTTTCTACTGATTTTATAGAAACTTGTTCTTTTTTAGAGTGAGGGAAGTTTATAGTAGGTCCAATTGATGCTACTTTTATGTGTTGATATTTGTCTTTAAATATTGCACATTCAAGTCCTGCGTGGATTGCTTCTAGTGAGGCATTTTCATTAAACTCTTTATAGATTTCCAAAACTTTTGAGGTAAATTCATTTATATCTGGTTTCCATGCTGGATATTTTCCATTTGTTGTAACTTCAAAATTGTAGTTTTTTAGCATTTCTATTGTTTCATTTTTTAGATTTTTTAAATCATCATTATCCATAGAACGACCACTTAATTCTATTGTTATTCCATCAATTCCTGTTTTTATGATTGCTAGATTTATTGAAGTTTGAACTACATTTAATTCATTATTCATAGCTCTTACGCCATTTTGAAAGTCATAGATAAAATCGATTATTTTATCATCGTAGATATTTAAGTGTTCAGATTTTGTATTTATTTTATTTATTATCATATTTTCATGGCTAGAAATAGGGTAAGTTGAACTTGCAATTATTGCTTTTACATTTACTGGAATTGAGTTGATTCTCTCACCTCCATTTATATCTAAAAGTTTTCCATTGCATTCTTTTATGGTTTTTGCAATTAGTTTTATACCATTTGGAATATTTTTATCTATATCAACACCACTGTGTCCACCTTGAAGTTTTCCTATTGTTATTTCATATAAATCAAGATTCTGCGTATTTGGAACTATTTTTTTATTATAATTTGTTCCAAAAATATCAACTCCACCTGCGCAACCTATACAAATTTCACCTTCTTCTTCACTATCAAGATTTAACATATAAGAGGCATTTAGTGGTAAACTTAAATTATTTGCTCCAATTAGACCAATCTCTTCATCACTTGTAAATAAAAATTCACCATCATAATCTTCATACATTAAAGCAATCATATAAGCACAACCAATTCCATTATCACTTCCAAGTGTTGAATCAATAGCTTTTAATAAATCTCCATCTTGAATTATTTGTGGAACACAATTATCACTTAAACAAACAATATCATAGTGAGATTGAAAAGCTAGTTTTGCTTTTGAGTTCTCTTTTTTACATAAAATATTATTAGTTTCATCAATTAAACACAAATATCCTAACTCTTTTGATAACTCTTGCATATATTTTATAAATGGTGTGTGAGTTCCTGAGCATCTTGGAATTTTTGTTATTGTTTTAAAAATTTCTATTATATCTTTCAAATAAATCCTTTTTATATATTTAATGGTAATTTTATCTTAAAAATTGCTCCAAATTTACTATTTTTAACACTTAGATTTCCACTACAATGTTCATCAATTATAATTTTACTCATATAAAGTCCTATTCCTGTTCCTTCTTTTTCTTTTTTTGTTGAAAAATATGGGTCAAAAATTTTCTCTATAATATCGTTAGGAATACCTTTTGCATTGTCTTCAACTTCAATTATTACAAAATCATTCTCTTTGTAAGTAGAGATTTTTATATTTTTATTTTCTATCTCTTTTTCTATTAGTGCATCTTCTGCATTTTTCAATAAAATCAAAATAACTTGTTGTAATTCTGTAGAATAAGATAAAATTTTTTCATTAAATTTATAATCTTTTTCTACTTTTATCTCTTTTGTTTCAAACTGTATTTTAATTATATTTATTGTTTTGTCTATCAATTCT
Coding sequences within:
- a CDS encoding FtsK/SpoIIIE domain-containing protein, giving the protein MSLISKYIINKIIKESQISNFDGTSGKFILRNYPPFVFESLIKYFSSNIQYNVILLIDDKLNLTTDSDNCINANHEIMAQYRNENVKNCSVELDKISYLVFLTNETIDTLNDISTLTPDDISIEFENIIDLMESSLLNGKSKQNIKTITKVLLKEIEELSPFEIETFIESILKYMEEEAYPLEDAMGLSLDKINSFKCHKCFESLKKLDSIKQKDFQKLIKPIKMISAALSKRVGNKTLSIEELEEKYYKNIETKELDDEFKILDKSKQNLIEKFIKADAREASQDKYLFSQLDWYNDSIYRLFQKTKTDTTQKLGACTIDLLSEKDADITDNEKENLLHYDELSAKERDSLKSVLEPIYLKYKLTIEDNKSLRSKWDKFLYPTQTKSNDFILGVLETIKKLKLDDENVEHISVYLKQKQSKAIMRNYSKYAINYLNRRYSILNSISENIYFDFEFIKEIEEKTESKLEKDRKDQVIKKYKKGSVSKTANELHFIIESKDADGKKLAERKLIWSFNPNSLLSGYKEDIDSIQSHLKNNSLYGNIVYRATGSEKGEKKPLSLYDFSSLESRGSNSGYILFPKKCQDNAPSSKSIIKVAKEILDIEKFKEFEELIKKYMNEYLWILEHLDVKRNIEKNIFNFIKIEEFSNSYIKLSNFLYENSDNDRFKKEVIEEFLSLLTVRVGKEDSVIIPSYHPLRLISYFVKLKHAFGFIDSYIKSDDICMIKEDLFFSDLEQSFYTPYYPEVFRLFNANTKEESLLHISEVCDDYTVLDPIKNYLESGQSTDPSVQTTILTKVIENYLSLNNHKQSSLKILLHAVNNYDFPVKFMKKLMSLDFVNENNSFEIYLNDVDASHIRKMYRSFLVDQNSKDSEEAFEYNEVSFLSNIRLNAFDQSFKQLDSVNDQLNIAFLNDFVSSKAKLEFRNQILDISYDLFDYHPNMWTKRKYMTEKELTVGKYLVSPAKTELTSSFYDLLYSTMSSNRDDYKNKIPTLNIDRGHQNLSSDLAAIHKRTDWVVNLDSLLDKKILEEFGANVIKYRKARHINRNLVISSKANTILLENHLIKKFEEFNVNTQLIRSSVDKIIKSANELSGDVLLKAIGRGRFANEMLGLVLTKTILENCTNKKNVMIYIDDYADWFLSSINSEEKLLMNQNNVLADILSITPIFEDNDLSTIYVDIVEVKFCNEAGRANLAKKSLQQTKDSYNHIKKVFENSNFYDKEYWLAKISDLIVETHHKSFENSLTSEDIRNKIRLDKTIKYKVRGMSYIFVYDHEDDYQEIKDDITQYVIGLKSIVSMIESMPSININFNELSLPTYEKIGKDKFDLSLIIENVETDEKYSDEEVVLDDNIIDNDVSEIKKIKDLNIKNDEIEGKQISDAVRKIVLHHKYRAKIIKYLFTPNAIRISLEPELGWNESIFYKMANDFLSVERLKLLRVEVVPGSYDLIFERKERQVIYYEDCLDNRELSEGFGNTKILLGRNEENNEVVYYNLNSIDPHALIGGQTNSGKSVLINTIIVDLIRTNTPEELKLILLDPKQVEFSRYANIPYLDEDGIIVSKDIAIKKLDQVVQEMEIRYSLFKELGVNNIIKFNEKSNKKLNRIVVVFDEFADWMLDDEFKRTVSDSIQRLAGKARAAGIHLVIATQRPDNTVVPPILRANLGAKFALKVDAEKNSNIILDETGAEKLLGNGHMITKFAGKKLFVQSTFMSDEYIENIIETLKR
- a CDS encoding M20/M25/M40 family metallo-hydrolase → MKDIIEIFKTITKIPRCSGTHTPFIKYMQELSKELGYLCLIDETNNILCKKENSKAKLAFQSHYDIVCLSDNCVPQIIQDGDLLKAIDSTLGSDNGIGCAYMIALMYEDYDGEFLFTSDEEIGLIGANNLSLPLNASYMLNLDSEEEGEICIGCAGGVDIFGTNYNKKIVPNTQNLDLYEITIGKLQGGHSGVDIDKNIPNGIKLIAKTIKECNGKLLDINGGERINSIPVNVKAIIASSTYPISSHENMIINKINTKSEHLNIYDDKIIDFIYDFQNGVRAMNNELNVVQTSINLAIIKTGIDGITIELSGRSMDNDDLKNLKNETIEMLKNYNFEVTTNGKYPAWKPDINEFTSKVLEIYKEFNENASLEAIHAGLECAIFKDKYQHIKVASIGPTINFPHSKKEQVSIKSVENVYKIVKKIASQMK